Proteins encoded within one genomic window of Panicum virgatum strain AP13 chromosome 1N, P.virgatum_v5, whole genome shotgun sequence:
- the LOC120654921 gene encoding putative multidrug resistance protein, with amino-acid sequence MGKDRPPETAETKAAPALRSFSSVFMHADGVDVALMVLGLMGAMGDGMSTPVMMLIASRIFTDAGSGPGRLQQFRSKMNENARNLLILAAANWILAFLEGYCWTRTAERQSSRMRARYLSAVLRQDVEYFDLKVGSTSEVITSVSSDSLAVQDALSEKVPNFVNNTARFLGSYAVGFALLWRLTLVGLPSSLLLVVPGFLYGRTLISLARRIREQYTRPGAIAEQAMSSVRTVYSLVAEGSTVAQFSAALQESARLGIKQGVAKGVTLGSEGITFAIYAFNLWYGTRLIMSHSYKGGTVYAASTSIIIGGSALGQGLSNIKYFAEATVAAERMLEVIRRVPKIDSESNAGEELARVAGEVEFKDVEFCYPSRPDNPIFKSFSLRVPAGHTVALVGSSGSGKSTAIALLQRFYDPSAGQVTLDGVDIRRLRLKWLRAQMGLVSQEPALFATSIRENILFGKEDATEEEVVAVAKAANADSFISQLPQGYHTQVGEHGVQMSGGQKQRIAIARAIIKLPKILLLDEATSALDTNSERVVQEALELASIGQTTIVIAHRLSTIQNANTIAVMQSGEVKELGTHDELIANENGLYSSLVHLQQTKESMDSEEVDGRTRSTSLMQQSGSHGMSKRISIASGSIITPTLSLGNAEGNDNKTEPLKLPVPSFIRLLMLNAPEWKQALMGSFSAIVAGGIKPVSGYAMGSMVSIYFLTDHEEMKDQTRIYSLFFVGLALVSILLNIAQHYNFGVMGEYLTKRIREQMISKILTFEIGWFDSDRNSSGAICTQLAQDANVVRSLVGDRMSLVVQTASAVLIACIMSLEIAWRLALVMIIVQPLVIVCLYAPRTLLKSMSKKSLQAQSECSKLAVEAVANLRTVTAFSSQDRILHLFDKAQEGPRKENIRQSWFAGLGLGTSMSILRCEWALTFWYGGILMAQHRLTSKALFQTLLILTTTGRVLADASSMTTDLAKGADAVTSLFSIIDRETEIEPDNPEGYKPENLKGKVDIIEIDFAYPSRPDVIIFKGFSLSIQPGKSTALVGQSGSGKSTIIGLIERFYDPLVGTIEIDGIDIKTYNLRALRKHIGLVSQEPTLFAGTIRENIVYGSETAIEEEIVSAARNANAHDFITSLKDGYNTWCGERGVQLSGGQKQRIAIARAILKNPAILLLDEATSALDSHSEMVVQEALDRILVGRTSLVVAHRLSTIQNCDVITVLEKGIVLETGTHASLMSKGSAGTYFGLVTMQQGRNQHVDFA; translated from the exons ATGGGTAAGGACAGGCCGCCGGAGACGGCGGAGACCAAGGCAGCGCCGGCTCTGCGGTCTTTCTCGTCAGTGTTCATGCACGCAGACGGTGTGGACGTTGCGCTCATGGTGCTGGGCCTGATGGGCGCCATGGGCGACGGCATGTCGACGCCGGTAATGATGCTCATCGCCAGCCGCATATTCACCGACGCTGGCAGCGGCCCTGGCCGGCTCCAGCAATTTCGTTCCAAGATGAACGAG AACGCAAGGAATCTCCTCATCTTGGCAGCCGCCAACTGGATCTTGGCGTTCCTGG AGGGGTATTGCTGGACGCGGACGGCGGAGCGGCAGTCGTCGCGGATGCGGGCGCGGTACCTGAGCGCGGTGCTCCGGCAGGACGTGGAGTACTTCGACCTCAAGGTCGGCTCCACGTCGGAGGTGATCACCAGCGTCTCCAGCGACAGCCTCGCCGTGCAGGACGCGCTGAGTGAGAAGGTGCCCAACTTCGTGAACAACACCGCCAGGTTCCTCGGCAGCTACGCCGTCGGCTTCGCGCTGTTGTGGCGGCTCACGCTGGTGGGGCTGCCGTCCTCGCTGCTGCTCGTCGTCCCCGGCTTCCTCTACGGCCGCACCCTCATCAGCCTCGCGCGCCGGATCAGGGAGCAGTACACGCGCCCGGGCGCCATCGCCGAGCAGGCCATGTCGTCGGTGCGAACCGTGTACTCGTTGGTGGCGGAGGGCAGCACCGTGGCGCAGTTCTCCGCCGCGCTCCAGGAGTCGGCACGGCTCGGGATCAAGCAGGGGGTCGCCAAGGGAGTCACCCTCGGCAGCGAAGGCATCACCTTCGCGATCTACGCCTTCAACCTCTGGTACGGCACCCGCCTCATCATGTCCCACAGCTACAAGGGCGGCACCGTCTACGCCGCCTCCACCAGCATCATCATCGGAGGCTC AGCGCTGGGGCAGGGGCTGTCGAACATCAAGTACTTCGCGGAGGCAACCGTGGCAGCGGAGAGGATGCTGGAGGTGATCCGGCGGGTGCCCAAGATCGACTCGGAGAGCAACGCCGGCGAGGAGCTGGCcagggtcgccggcgaggtggaATTCAAGGACGTGGAGTTCTGCTACCCATCGCGACCCGACAACCCAATCTTCAAGAGCTTCAGCCTGCGCGTGCCGGCGGGGCACACGGTGGCACTTGTTGGGAGCAGCGGGTCAGGGAAGTCGACGGCGATTGCCTTGCTGCAGCGGTTCTACGATCCATCGGCGGGGCAGGTGACCCTGGATGGCGTCGACATCCGTCGCCTGCGCCTCAAGTGGCTGCGTGCGCAGATGGGGCTGGTCAGCCAGGAGCCGGCGCTGTTCGCGACGTCCATTAGGGAGAACATCTTGTTCGGCAAGGAGGACGCGACGGAGGAGGAGGTCGTCGCCGTGGCGAAGGCGGCCAACGCCGACAGTTTCATCTCCCAGCTGCCGCAGGGCTACCATACGCAG GTGGGCGAGCATGGTGTCCAAATGTCCGGAGGACAGAAGCAAAGGATTGCTATTGCTAGAGCAATCATAAAGTTACCCAAgatccttctccttgatgaagccACCAGTGCATTGGACACTAATTCAGAGCGTGTTGTGCAGGAGGCGCTTGAACTGGCCTCCATTGGTCAAACTACTATTGTCATTGCCCATCGCCTATCCACCATCCAAAACGCAAATACGATTGCGGTCATGCAGTCTGGTGAGGTCAAGGAGCTGGGAACCCATGATGAGCTCATTGCCAATGAGAATGGCCTCTACTCATCTCTTGTCCACCTTCAACAGACCAAAGAGTCAATGGATTCTGAAGAGGTTGATGGAAGAACTAGAAGTACATCTCTTATGCAGCAATCAGGCAGCCATGGTATGAGCAAGAGGATATCCATAGCAAGCGGGTCAATCATAACGCCAACGCTATCCCTGGGTAATGCTGAAGGTAATGACAACAAAACCGAGCCGCTAAAGCTTCCTGTGCCATCCTTCATAAGGCTATTGATGCTTAATGCACCGGAGTGGAAGCAAGCACTTATGGGAAGCTTTAGTGCAATTGTGGCTGGAGGCATAAAACCTGTGTCTGGATACGCCATGGGGAGCATGGTCTCAATCTACTTCCTGACAGATCATGAAGAGATGAAGGATCAAACAAGAATCTACTCATTGTTCTTTGTTGGTCTTGCATTGGTCTCAATCCTGCTTAATATTGCACAACATTACAACTTTGGTGTCATGGGGGAATACCTCACCAAAAGGATAAGAGAACAGATGATTTCAAAAATTCTCACTTTTGAGATTGGGTGGTTCGACAGTGATAGAAACTCTAGTGGTGCCATATGCACCCAACTTGCCCAGGATGCCAATGTT GTGAGATCGCTCGTTGGTGATCGAATGTCCCTTGTCGTCCAAACAGCTTCCGCAGTGCTCATTGCCTGCATCATGAGTCTTGAAATCGCTTGGCGTTTGGCACTTGTGATGATTATAGTGCAACCACTTGTCATTGTTTGCCTTTATGCTCCTCGTACCTTACTAAAGAGCATGTCCAAGAAATCATTACAGGCACAATCTGAATGTAGCAAGCTAGCTGTTGAGGCAGTCGCTAATCTTCGCACTGTAACTGCTTTCTCATCCCAAGATCGCATCCTACACCTCTTTGACAAAGCACAAGAAGGCCCACGCAAGGAAAATATCAGGCAGTCCTGGTTTGCTGGTCTGGGGCTCGGTACCTCCATGAGCATTTTGAGATGCGAGTGGGCCCTCACCTTTTGGTATGGTGGAATACTCATGGCTCAGCACCGCCTTACTTCCAAAGCCCTATTTCAAACCCTCTTGATTTTGACAACCACAGGACGTGTGCTAGCAGATGCAAGTAGTATGACAACAGACCTTGCCAAGGGTGCTGATGCAGTCACTTCACTTTTTTCTATTATTGACAGAGAGACAGAAATTGAACCTGACAACCCTGAGGGATACAAACCAGAGAATCTCAAAGGCAAGGTGGACATTATAGAAATTGATTTTGCGTATCCATCAAGGCCAGATGTGATCATCTTCAAAGGATTCTCCTTGAGCATCCAGCCAGGTAAGTCAACAGCTCTTGTTGGGCAAAGTGGGTCTGGCAAGTCAACCATCATTGGGCTTATCGAGCGGTTCTATGATCCCCTTGTTGGGACTATAGAGATCGATGGCATAGATATCAAAACATATAACCTACGAGCCCTACGAAAACACATTGGACTGGTTAGCCAAGAACCAACACTTTTTGCAGGTACCATCAGAGAGAACATTGTATATGGCAGTGAAACAGCCATTGAGGAAGAAATTGTGAGTGCAGCAAGGAATGCCAATGCACATGATTTCATTACTAGCCTCAAAGATGGATACAACACATGGTGTGGTGAGAGAGGTGTTCAGTTATCAGGAGGTCAAAAGCAGCGCATTGCGATTGCCCGTGCAATCTTAAAGAACCCTGCTATCTTGCTATTGGATGAAGCAACAAGTGCATTGGATAGCCACTCCGAGATGGTGGTGCAGGAGGCACTTGACAGAATATTGGTCGGTAGGACTAGTTTAGTGGTCGCGCACAGGCTCAGCACCATCCAAAACTGTGATGTGATCACTGTGCTTGAGAAAGGGATTGTTCTAGAGACAGGCACACATGCATCCCTCATGAGCAAGGGTTCTGCTGGAACATACTTTGGATTGGTTACCATGCAACAAGGACGCAATCAACATGTAGATTTTGCATGA